Below is a genomic region from Amycolatopsis sp. 195334CR.
GGAACTGGAGCGTCCCGTGCTGGTCGGGCACTCGCTCGGCGGGAACCTCTCGCAGGCGCTCGTGCGCCGTGCGCCCGAGCGCGTGAGCGGGCTCGTGGTGATCGGCTCGACGTGGAACGCCGGACCGTTGACCAGGGCCGAACGCGCGCTGCTGCGGTTCGCCGCGCCGGCGTTGGGGATGCTGCCGGAGTCGCGGCTGCCGCGGATGATGGCCAAGGCTTCCGCGGTGACCCCGGCGGGGATCGCGGCGTCCGAGGCGGTGTTCGCGCGGATGCCGAAGCCCGTGTTCCTCGACGTCTGGCGGGCTACCACGTCGCTGGTCGAGCCCGACCCCGGTTACCGCACGCCGGTCCCGCTCACGCTGATCCGCGGTGATCGAGACCGCACCGGCAACATCGCCACCGCGATGCCGCGGTGGGCCGCGGCGGAGGGCGTGTCCGAGCACGTCGTGGGCGGTGCGGGGCACGTGGTGATGCTCGACGCGCCCGGTGAGGTGTCGGCGCTGCTCACTACCAGGTGAGCCAGATCACCGGAACAATCCCTTTACCCTCGACAGGGAAACGTTAAGTTAGGGCAACCTAAGAACGTGGTCGGGGAAGGGAGTTCCGGTGGAGGACGGTATCCGCGGTGGCATCGCGGTGGTCACCGGGGCGGGCCGGGGTATCGGTGCCGCCGTCGCCGGAGCCCTGGCCTCAGCCGGCGCGACCGTCGCCGCCCTCGACCTCGACGCGGACGGCCTGGCCCAGACGGTCGCCGCCGCCGAGATCGCCGCTGCCGCCTCGACAGACACCGTCGCGAAGACCGCCGAGGCCGCCGCGAAGACCGCCGCGGCCGCGCCGCTGGTCGCCGCCGCGAAGACCGCAGCCGCCGAGACCGCCGCCGCCACTGCGGGGGCCGTCGCCGCGAAGTCGGCCGCGACTGCGGCGGCTGGTGAGGTGGGCGGCCGGATCGTGCCGTTCCTCGCGGACGTCTCCGACGCCGCGGCCATCGCCCGGGTGATCGACGAGGTCGAAAGCGACCTCGGCCCGATCACCATCGGCGTCCCGGTGGCCGGGATCCTCCGGCCCGGCTCCGTCTGTGACACCACCGACGACGACTGGGCCGCCACCTTCGCGGTCAACACCACCGGCGTGTTCACCGTGCTCCGCGAGCTCTCCCGTCGCATGGTGCCCCGGCGCGCGGGCGCACTGGTCACCGTCGGCTCCAACGCGGCCGGGGTGCCCCGAACCGGCATGGCCGCGTACGCCGCGTCGAAGGCGGCGGCCACCATGCTCACCCGCTGCCTCGGCCTGGAACTGGCCGGCTCGGGCATCCGCTGCAACATCGTCTCGCCGGGCTCCACCGACACCGACATGCAGCGTCTACTGTGGACGGACGAAAACGGTGCCGCGCGGGTGATCGCGGGCGATCCGGCCCAGTTCCGCGCCGGGATCCCGCTGGGTCGCATCGCCGACCCCGCCGACATCGCCGACGCCGTGGTCTTCCTGGCGTCGAACCGGGCACGGCACATCACCATGCAGAACCTCTACGTCGACGGCGGAGCGACACTGCGCGCGTGACCTCCGTGACCAAGACCCGCCTTCCACTGAGGTAAATCTTAGGTTAGGCTTTCCAAATAAACGTGAGTGCACAGCGGGCGGATGTCACCGCCGAGTCGTCTTTGCGAAAGGGAATGACCAGTGTCTTCACCTGCTCTGGCGCGACCGCGCCCGGTGCACCGGGCGGCCGATCTGCTGGCCGCCTACCTGCCCGGCTCGTTCTACTTCTCCTCCGGGCGGGGGTCGTTGCTGGCGGACGGGGTGCACACGGTGGTGCGGGCACCGCACGGGCAGCGCGCCCGCGCGGCGGCGGAAGCACTGGTGGCCGCGGACATCGCCGGGGTGGCCGAGCCGACGGTGGTGGGCGCGATCGGCTTCCGGCCCGATGCCGAGGCGAGCCTGGTGGTGCCCGCGGTGGTGCGCCGCGCCGGGGTCCCCGGCCGCGACGGCCCGGCGGGCGCGCTCGACGGCACGTCGTGGTCGATCACGCCGAAGCCGGAGCCCGAGGTCTACGCGGCGAGCGTGCGCCGCGCGCTGGAGCTGATCGAGGCCGGTGAACTCAGCAAGGTCGTGCTCGCGCGCTGCCTGGAACTGGCCGCCGGTAACCCCGTCGCGGTGCCCGCGCTGCTGGCGCGGCTGGTGCGGGCGGACCCGGCCGCGCACGTCTTCGCGGCCGACGTCAGCGCTCCCGGTGACCCCGCGCCCCGCACCCTGGTCGGTGCGAGCCCGGAACTGCTGGTGTCCCGGCACGGTTCGACGGTGGTGGCGAACCCGCTGGCCGGATCCCTGCCGCGCGTCGCCGACGAGGCCGAGAACCGCCGCCGCGTCGAGAAGTTGCTGGCCTCGGCGAAGGACCGCGCGGAACACGCCCACGTCGCCCAGCAGGTCGCCGACGTGCTGAGCGGGTTCTGCAGCCACCTCGACGCACCCGAGGAGCCGACGGTGATCGGCACGCCGACCATGTGGCACCTCTCCACCCGCATCACCGGCCAGATCGCCGACCCGGCGGTTTCCGCGCTCGCGCTGGCCGAGGCACTGCACCCGACGCCCGCGGTCTGCGGCGTCCCGGTCGAACGCGCCCGCGACACGATCGCCGAACTGGAGCCGGAGGACCGCGGTTACTACGCGGGCCTGGTCGGCTGGACCGATCTCCACGGCGACGGCGAATGGGTGGTGACCATCCGCAGCGCCGAGGTGTGCGACCGGTCGGTCCGCCTGTTCGCCGGTGCCGGGGTGGTCGCGGGCTCCGACCCCGCCGCCGAACTCGCCGAGACCAGCGCCAAGTTCCGCACGCTGCTGCGGGCACTCGGCCTGGAGGGCGCGGTATGAGTGCCGATCACGTTGCCTGGCCGGAGAAAACGGCCGCGCACTACCGCGCCGCCGGGTACTGGCGCGGCCAGACCTTCGGCTCATTGCTGACTTCCGTTGCCGAGGCCTACGCCGAGCGGACCGCGGTCGTGGGGGAGACCGCCCGCTGGAGCTTCGCCGAACTCGACCAGCGCGCGCACCGGATCGCCGCCGGGCTGGCCGATTCCGGGATCCGCGCCGGTGACCGGGTGGTACTGCAACTGCCGAACATCCCGGAGTTCCTGCCGGTGGTCTTCGGGTTGTGGCGGGCCGGGGCGTGGCCGGTGTTCGCGCTGCCCGCGCACCGCAACACCGAACTGCGCCACTTCGCCGAACAGAGCGAGGCCGTGGCGATCCTGACCGTGGGGGAGCACGAGCGCCACGACCACGCCGCCACCGCGCGCGCCGTCGCGGGTGACGTGGCTTCGGTGCGGGACGTGCTGGTCGTCGGTTCCCCGGAGTTCGACGCACTGGCCGCCACCGCGCCCCGCGAACTGCCCGATCCCGACCCGGCCGGCGTGGCGTTCCTCCAGTTGTCCGGCGGCAGCACCGGCCTGCCGAAGCTGATCCCGCGCACCCACGACGACTACCTCTACAGCGTCCGCGAGAGCGCGCGGATTTGCGCGCTGCGCCCGGAAAGTGTTTACCTGGCGGCACTTCCGGTGGCCCACAACTTCCCGCTCAGCTCGCCGGGCGTGCTCGGCGCGCTGCACGCGGGCGCGACCAGCGTGCTCGCCCCGCGCCCGGACGCCGACACCGCGTTCCGGCTGATCGAGGCCGAGGGCGTGACGATCAGCGGGGTGGTGCCGCCGCTGGCCGCCGCCTGGGTGCAGGCCGCGGCGCGCACCAGCCGTGATCTGTCCTCTTTGGACGTCCTGCTGGTCGGCGGGGCCAAGTGCGGGCGCGAGCTCGCCGAGCGGATCGGGCCCGCGCTCGGCTGTCGGCTGCAGCAGGTTTTCGGGATGGCCGAAGGGCTTGTCTGCTACACGCGCCTCGACGACCCCGAGGAGATCGTGCTGACCACGCAGGGACGGCCCATCTCGCTCGACGACGAGATCCGCGTGGTGAACCCGGCCGACCCCGAAGCCACCTCCGACGACGTGGTGCCCGACGGCGAAGCGGGTGCGCTGCTCACCCGCGGCCCGTACACCATCCGCGGCTACTTCCGCGCCGAGGAGCACAACGCCACCGCGTTCACCGCGGACGGCTTCTACCGCACCGGCGACCTGGTCCGGCGCACGCCGACCGGGCACCTGGAGGTGGTCGGCCGCGCGAAGGAGCAGATCAACCGCGGCGGCGAGAAGGTGGCCGCCGAGGAAGTGGAGAACCACCTGATGGCGCACCCGGCGGTGCTCGACGCCGCCGTGGTCGCCGTGCCCGACGAGTACCTGGGCGAGCGGACCTGCGCCTACGTGGTGCCGGTGGCCGGTGGTTCGCCGACCGGCGCCGAACTGCGCCGGTTCGTCCGCGAGCGCGGGATCGCCGCGTTCAAGGTGCCCGACCTGGTCCAGGTGGTCGAGGCCTTCCCGGTGACCGGGGTGGGCAAGACCAGCAAACGTGAGCTGCGGGCGGCACTGGCCGCTCTCGCGAAAGGGTGAAGCGTGTCCCTGCCGAAGATCGAGTCCTATCCGCTGCCGACCGCGGCCGAGCTGCCGCCGGGCCGGGTCGACTGGCGGCCCGACCCGGCGCGGGCGGCGCTGCTGGTGCACGACGCGCAGCGCTACTTCCTGGCCCCGTACCAGGGCGCGCCGGTGCCGGAGATGGTCGCCAACATCGCGTCGCTGATCGCCGCCGCGCGGGCGGCGGGCGTGCCGGTGTTCTACACCGCGCAGCCGGGCCGCCAGGCCGCCGCGGACCGCGGGCTGCTCACCGAGTTCTGGGGTGACGGCATCGGCGCGGTGATCGACGACGACCCGGCCGCCGCCGACGTGGTGCCCGAGCTGGCCCCGGAAGAAGCCGACACGGTGCTGGTCAAGTGGCGCTACAGCGCCTTCCAGCGCAGCACCTTCACCGAACAGCTGGCCGGGCTGGGCCGCGACCAGCTGCTGATCACCGGCGTCTACGCGCACATCGGCTGCCAGGCCACCGCGGTCGAGGCGTTCATGCGGGACGTCCGGCCCTTCCTGGTCGCCGACGCGGTCGCGGACTTCTCCCGCGAGCGCCACGACCAGGCCTGCGAGTACGTCGCGCAGCGCTGCGGCGTCGTCACCACCACCGCCGGCGCGCTCTCCGCGTTGTCGGCGCCGATCCACGCGGGAGCCCGATGATGAGCACCACCGGACTGACCGCCGAGCAGGTTCGCGCCGACGTGGCCGGACTGCTCGGCTGCGACGAGGCCGAACTGACCCCGGACGCCGATCTGCTCGACCTCGGCCTGGATTCGATCCGGATCATGGGCCTGATCGAGCAGTGGCGCGCTGCCGGGGTCACGGTGGAGTTCGCCGACCTGGCCGAGCAGCCGCACCTGGCGCACTGGACGGCCGTGCTCGCCGGGGAGCGCGCGTGAGCCGCGCCGAGCAGCGGGCGCGGTACCGCGAGCGGATCGCCGAGGTCCGCGCGGGCACCACGGCCGAGAAGGTGCCGTACCCGATCCGCATCCGCCAGACCGAGGTGCTGCGCACCAGCAAGGTCGGCACCGGTCTGGTGCGGGTCACCCTGGGCGGCCCCGGGACCGCCGGGTTCGAGGCGCATTCGCCGGACGAGCACGTGAAACTGATCTTCCCGGAGTCCGACGGTTCGCTGCGCCTGCCCGAGCCCAACGGCGACATGCTGCGCTGGCCCCGGCCGCTGCCGACCTCGCGCGAGTACACCGTCCGCCGCTACGACCCGGTCACCGGGGAACTCGACATCGACGTGGCGCTGCACGAAGGCGGCCTCGGCGCGGACTGGGCACGGGCGGCGCGCCCCGGCGACGTCGCGCACGTCGCCGGTCCGCCGGGCGGGCTGATCGTGCCGCACAACTACGACCGGTACCTGCTCGCCGGCGACCTCACCGCACTGCCCGCGATCGCACGCTGGCTGGAGGAACTGCCGCGCACCGCGGCGGGCTGGGCGTTCATCGAGGTGGCCGGTGGGAGCGAGCAGATCGAACTGCACCCGCCGGAGGACGTCGAGGTGCGCTGGCTGCACCGCGGCGACGCCGAGCCGGGGACCGGCGATCTGCTGGAGAAGGCCGTGCGCTCGGTGGAGATCCCCGACGGCGAACGGCTCTACGTCTGGCTCGCCGGCGAAGCGGGCGTGCTCAAGCCGCTGCGCCGCTGGGTGCGCGACGAACTCCGGCTCGACCGCGGTGACCACGACATCACCGGGTACTGGAAGCGCGGTGTCGCGGACTTCGACGAGGACCACGAGCACGAACACGACCACCACTGACCGTCTGTAATACGCCGTATTACGTTCACCGAACACGAGGAAAAAGATGTCCATCGCCAGAACCGCCCGCACCGCCGGCGCGCTGGTGCTCGCCCTCGCCGTGGCCACCGGCTGCGCATCGGGCGGCGCCGAAGAGACCGGTGCCGCCGAGGGCCAGACCCGCGTTTTCGCCGCCGACAACGGGGAAATCACCATCCCGGTCGCCCCGAAGCGCGTGGTCGCCACCGGCTACGCGGTGCCCGCGCTGCTGGAGGCGAACGCGCCGCTGGTCGGGATCTCCACCTGGCAGCGCGGCCTCCCGCTGATGACGCCGGAGGACCGCACCAAGTACGACGGGCTGGCGAAGGTCGCCGGGGAGACCGCGACCGAGACGAACTACGAGGCCATCGCGCAGGCCGAGCCGGACCTGATCGTGATCGGCGTGCCGAAGCCGGTGCTGGCCGACATCGACCTCAAGCGGCTGGAAGCGCTGGCGCCGGTGGTCGCGATCGGGCCGTCCGTGCCGTCGATGTGGCGCGACCTGTCCCGCAAGCAGGCCGACGCGGCGGGCGCGCTGGGCACCTTCGACGCCACCCGCAACGAGTACGAGGCGAAGGCGAAGAAGCTCGAGGAGAAGTACGCCGGCGTGCTGCCGCAGCTCAAGCTCGGCCACGTGGGCGGGTACGGCGAGGTCGCCAAGGGCAACTTCCAGCGCGAGTTCAACGGCTCGTGGGGCACCAACATCGCCGAGGACGTCGGCGCGAACTACTACGGCCAGGTCAAGGTCAAGGGCGGCGGCTCGAAGGACGTCAGCGAGTACCCGTCGATCGAGGAGCTGGCGGGGGCCTTCACCGAGGCCGACGCGCTCACCTACACCGTCTCCGGTGACGGTTCGGTGCCCGCCCCGGTCAAGTACGTGATGGATTCGGAGCTGTGGAAGAACCTGCCCGCGGTCAAGGCGGGCAAGGCGTTCCCGATCCGCTACACCGAGGCCGCCACCTACCGCGCCGCGATGAAGACGCTCGACGCGGTCGACGAGGCTTTCGCGCCGCTGCTGAACAAGTGACCCGAACGCTCCGCGAATCCGGCACGCGGCCGGGGCTGCTCGTCGCGGCCTTGGCCCTGCTGGTGGTGGTAGCGGTGCTGAGCGTCGGGGTCGGCGCGCACGGCATCGCCCCCGCCGAGGTGCTCCGCGCGCTGTTCGGTGGTGACCCGGCGAACCCGGATCACCTGGTGGTGCGGGATGTCCGCCTGCCGAGGGCGGTGCTGGCCGTGGCCGCCGGTGCCGCGCTCGGCGTGGCCGGGGTGCTGGTGCAGGCGCTCTCGCGCAACCCGCTGGCCGAACCCGGGGTGCTCGGGGTGACCTCGGGCGCCGGGTTCGCCATCACCGTCGGTGTGTCGCTCGGGGTGGCCGGGCCCGCCGGGGAACTGCTGCTGTCGGTGGTGGGCGCGCTGCTCGCCGCGGCGCTGGTCTATTCGGTCGGCCGCCAGTCGCCGCTGCGGCTGGTGCTCACCGGGACCGCGCTGACCTTCGTGCTCACCGGTGTCGGGCTGGGCCTGCGGTTGCTCGACCCGGAGGTGTTCGACGTGTACCGGTTCTGGTCGATCGGCTCGCTCGCCGGGCGGGAGCAGGCGCCGATGGCGCTACCGCTGGTGGCCATCGCCGTGGGCGTGCTGGGCGCGTTGCTGGTGAGCAGGCAGCTCAACGCGGTCGCGCTCGGCGAGACGGTGGCGCACACGCTCGGTGCGAACGTGGCGCGGGTCCGCTTCGCGACGCTGGCGCTGATCACCCTGCTGGCCGGGGCGGCCACCGCGGTCGCCGGGCCGATCCTCTTTGTCGGGCTGATGGTGCCGCACCTGGCCCGGCGGGCGGGCGGGGGTTCGGTGCCGTGGCTGGTCGGGTTCGGCGCGGTGCTGGGCCCGATCCTGCTGCTGCTGTCGGACATGGGTTCGCGGGTGCTGCTGCCGACCGGTGAGGTGCCGGTCGCCATCGTCACCGCGTTCGTCGGCGGCCCGGTGCTGATCTGGGCCGTGCGCAAGTACGGGGCGGCGCCGCTGTGACCGCTTATGTACTCCGCCGTGGGCGGATTTCGTTCCGCGTGGAGCGGCGTGTCGTGGTGCTGACCGCGGTGATGGTGGTGCTGATCGCCGGGCTCGGCCTGCTGGGCCTGTGCTACGGCGCGAACTGGGCCAGTCCGGCGAAGGTGTTCGCCGCGCTTTCCGGCTCCAGCGGCGGGTCCAGCGTGGTGATCCGCGACTGGCGGTTGCCGCGGGTGCTGGCCGCGGTGATCTTCGGCGTCGCGCTCGGCGTGGCCGGGGCGATCTTCCAGAACATCACCCGCAACCCGCTCGGCAGCCCGGACGTGATCGGGCTGGACGCCGGTGCCTACACCGGCGCGCTGGTCGCGATCACCGTGCTGGCGGGCACGCCGGGGCAGCTGGCGGTCAGCTCGGTGATCGGCGGCGTGCTCACCGCGGCCGTGGTGTACCTGCTTTCGCTGGGCGGCGGGCTGTCCGGGCTCCGGCTGGTGGTGATCGGCATCGCGGTCAACGCCATGCTGACCGCGTTCAACTCGTGGATCGTGCTGCGGGCCGAACTCGAGGTCGCGATCGCCGCGGTCGGCTGGAACGCCGGTTCGCTGAACGGCGTCGGCTGGGACGGCCTGCGCCTGCCGTTCGCCATCATCGGCGTGCTGCTGGTGGTGCTGGCCCTGCGCGCGCAGGCACTGCACCAGTCCTCGCTCGGCAGCGCGATGGCGGTGACCACCGGGGTCGGGCTGGAGAAGCTGCGCCTGCAGCTGGTGCTGATCGGCGTCGGCTGCACCGCCACGGTCACCGCGGTGGCCGGGCCGATCGCGTTCATCGCGCTGGCCGCACCGCAGATCGGCAGGCGGCTGGCACGGGCGCCCGGTGTGCCGCTGCTGCCCGCCGCGCTGACCGGGGCGGTCCTGCTGCTGGCCGCCGACCTGGTGGCGCAGATGCTGCTCGCCCCGGTCGCCCTTCCCGTCGGCGTGGTCAGCACCGCGATCGGCGGCTGCTACCTGATCTGGCTGCTCACCAAGGAGGTGCGTCGAGCGTGACCGCGCGCCTGACCGCGAGTGATCTGACCCTGCGCTACGGGGACCGGGTGGTGTCGACCCGGTTGTCCCTCGACGTGCCCGACGGGGCGCTGACCGCCATCGTCGGGCCCAACGCCTGCGGCAAGTCCACCCTGCTGCGCGCCTTCGTCCGGCTGCTGAAACCGGCCGAGGGGCACGTCCGGCTGGACGGCCGCGAGGTGGGCTCGTACCCGGGCAAGGCGCTGGCGCGCGCGCTGGGCTTCCTGCCGCAGGACCCGGTGGCCCCGGAGGACATCCGCGTGCGGCAGCTGGTCGCGCGCGGCCGGTTCCCGCACCAGTCGCTGCTGTCCACCTGGTCCGAGCAGGACGCCGAAGCCGTCGCCGAGGCGATGGACTCGGCCGGGGTGACCGACCTGGCCGCCCGCCCGGTGCACGAGCTGTCCGGCGGGCAGCGGCAGCGGGTGTGGATGGCCGTGGTGCTCGCCCAGCAGACGCCGTACCTGCTGCTCGACGAGCCGACCTCGTTCCTCGACATCGCCCACCAGTACCAGCTGCTCGAACTGCTGGCCGGCCTGCGCGACCAGGGCCGCACGGTGATCGCCGTGCTGCACGACGTCAATCAGGCCTGCCGGTACGCCGACCACCTGATCGCCATGAAGGACGGCCGCGTGGTCGCCGAGGGCACCCCGCCCGAGATCGTGGACGCCGCGCTGCTCAAGGAGGTCTTCGACC
It encodes:
- a CDS encoding iron chelate uptake ABC transporter family permease subunit, which encodes MTAYVLRRGRISFRVERRVVVLTAVMVVLIAGLGLLGLCYGANWASPAKVFAALSGSSGGSSVVIRDWRLPRVLAAVIFGVALGVAGAIFQNITRNPLGSPDVIGLDAGAYTGALVAITVLAGTPGQLAVSSVIGGVLTAAVVYLLSLGGGLSGLRLVVIGIAVNAMLTAFNSWIVLRAELEVAIAAVGWNAGSLNGVGWDGLRLPFAIIGVLLVVLALRAQALHQSSLGSAMAVTTGVGLEKLRLQLVLIGVGCTATVTAVAGPIAFIALAAPQIGRRLARAPGVPLLPAALTGAVLLLAADLVAQMLLAPVALPVGVVSTAIGGCYLIWLLTKEVRRA
- a CDS encoding phosphopantetheine-binding protein translates to MMSTTGLTAEQVRADVAGLLGCDEAELTPDADLLDLGLDSIRIMGLIEQWRAAGVTVEFADLAEQPHLAHWTAVLAGERA
- a CDS encoding (2,3-dihydroxybenzoyl)adenylate synthase, coding for MSADHVAWPEKTAAHYRAAGYWRGQTFGSLLTSVAEAYAERTAVVGETARWSFAELDQRAHRIAAGLADSGIRAGDRVVLQLPNIPEFLPVVFGLWRAGAWPVFALPAHRNTELRHFAEQSEAVAILTVGEHERHDHAATARAVAGDVASVRDVLVVGSPEFDALAATAPRELPDPDPAGVAFLQLSGGSTGLPKLIPRTHDDYLYSVRESARICALRPESVYLAALPVAHNFPLSSPGVLGALHAGATSVLAPRPDADTAFRLIEAEGVTISGVVPPLAAAWVQAAARTSRDLSSLDVLLVGGAKCGRELAERIGPALGCRLQQVFGMAEGLVCYTRLDDPEEIVLTTQGRPISLDDEIRVVNPADPEATSDDVVPDGEAGALLTRGPYTIRGYFRAEEHNATAFTADGFYRTGDLVRRTPTGHLEVVGRAKEQINRGGEKVAAEEVENHLMAHPAVLDAAVVAVPDEYLGERTCAYVVPVAGGSPTGAELRRFVRERGIAAFKVPDLVQVVEAFPVTGVGKTSKRELRAALAALAKG
- a CDS encoding ABC transporter ATP-binding protein — translated: MTARLTASDLTLRYGDRVVSTRLSLDVPDGALTAIVGPNACGKSTLLRAFVRLLKPAEGHVRLDGREVGSYPGKALARALGFLPQDPVAPEDIRVRQLVARGRFPHQSLLSTWSEQDAEAVAEAMDSAGVTDLAARPVHELSGGQRQRVWMAVVLAQQTPYLLLDEPTSFLDIAHQYQLLELLAGLRDQGRTVIAVLHDVNQACRYADHLIAMKDGRVVAEGTPPEIVDAALLKEVFDLPCVVVPDPVTGTPMVVPAL
- a CDS encoding ABC transporter substrate-binding protein; the encoded protein is MSIARTARTAGALVLALAVATGCASGGAEETGAAEGQTRVFAADNGEITIPVAPKRVVATGYAVPALLEANAPLVGISTWQRGLPLMTPEDRTKYDGLAKVAGETATETNYEAIAQAEPDLIVIGVPKPVLADIDLKRLEALAPVVAIGPSVPSMWRDLSRKQADAAGALGTFDATRNEYEAKAKKLEEKYAGVLPQLKLGHVGGYGEVAKGNFQREFNGSWGTNIAEDVGANYYGQVKVKGGGSKDVSEYPSIEELAGAFTEADALTYTVSGDGSVPAPVKYVMDSELWKNLPAVKAGKAFPIRYTEAATYRAAMKTLDAVDEAFAPLLNK
- a CDS encoding iron ABC transporter permease, with translation MTRTLRESGTRPGLLVAALALLVVVAVLSVGVGAHGIAPAEVLRALFGGDPANPDHLVVRDVRLPRAVLAVAAGAALGVAGVLVQALSRNPLAEPGVLGVTSGAGFAITVGVSLGVAGPAGELLLSVVGALLAAALVYSVGRQSPLRLVLTGTALTFVLTGVGLGLRLLDPEVFDVYRFWSIGSLAGREQAPMALPLVAIAVGVLGALLVSRQLNAVALGETVAHTLGANVARVRFATLALITLLAGAATAVAGPILFVGLMVPHLARRAGGGSVPWLVGFGAVLGPILLLLSDMGSRVLLPTGEVPVAIVTAFVGGPVLIWAVRKYGAAPL
- a CDS encoding alpha/beta hydrolase — its product is MLTRTLDRPGAVLRYEYWPGAGPAMVLTHGAGMSHEAFAAQAIALREAGRHVVLWDLRAHGDSALTPGTRFTAEDALADLVALLDHLELERPVLVGHSLGGNLSQALVRRAPERVSGLVVIGSTWNAGPLTRAERALLRFAAPALGMLPESRLPRMMAKASAVTPAGIAASEAVFARMPKPVFLDVWRATTSLVEPDPGYRTPVPLTLIRGDRDRTGNIATAMPRWAAAEGVSEHVVGGAGHVVMLDAPGEVSALLTTR
- a CDS encoding 2,3-dihydro-2,3-dihydroxybenzoate dehydrogenase codes for the protein MEDGIRGGIAVVTGAGRGIGAAVAGALASAGATVAALDLDADGLAQTVAAAEIAAAASTDTVAKTAEAAAKTAAAAPLVAAAKTAAAETAAATAGAVAAKSAATAAAGEVGGRIVPFLADVSDAAAIARVIDEVESDLGPITIGVPVAGILRPGSVCDTTDDDWAATFAVNTTGVFTVLRELSRRMVPRRAGALVTVGSNAAGVPRTGMAAYAASKAAATMLTRCLGLELAGSGIRCNIVSPGSTDTDMQRLLWTDENGAARVIAGDPAQFRAGIPLGRIADPADIADAVVFLASNRARHITMQNLYVDGGATLRA
- a CDS encoding isochorismate synthase, yielding MSSPALARPRPVHRAADLLAAYLPGSFYFSSGRGSLLADGVHTVVRAPHGQRARAAAEALVAADIAGVAEPTVVGAIGFRPDAEASLVVPAVVRRAGVPGRDGPAGALDGTSWSITPKPEPEVYAASVRRALELIEAGELSKVVLARCLELAAGNPVAVPALLARLVRADPAAHVFAADVSAPGDPAPRTLVGASPELLVSRHGSTVVANPLAGSLPRVADEAENRRRVEKLLASAKDRAEHAHVAQQVADVLSGFCSHLDAPEEPTVIGTPTMWHLSTRITGQIADPAVSALALAEALHPTPAVCGVPVERARDTIAELEPEDRGYYAGLVGWTDLHGDGEWVVTIRSAEVCDRSVRLFAGAGVVAGSDPAAELAETSAKFRTLLRALGLEGAV
- a CDS encoding siderophore-interacting protein, yielding MSRAEQRARYRERIAEVRAGTTAEKVPYPIRIRQTEVLRTSKVGTGLVRVTLGGPGTAGFEAHSPDEHVKLIFPESDGSLRLPEPNGDMLRWPRPLPTSREYTVRRYDPVTGELDIDVALHEGGLGADWARAARPGDVAHVAGPPGGLIVPHNYDRYLLAGDLTALPAIARWLEELPRTAAGWAFIEVAGGSEQIELHPPEDVEVRWLHRGDAEPGTGDLLEKAVRSVEIPDGERLYVWLAGEAGVLKPLRRWVRDELRLDRGDHDITGYWKRGVADFDEDHEHEHDHH
- a CDS encoding isochorismatase family protein is translated as MSLPKIESYPLPTAAELPPGRVDWRPDPARAALLVHDAQRYFLAPYQGAPVPEMVANIASLIAAARAAGVPVFYTAQPGRQAAADRGLLTEFWGDGIGAVIDDDPAAADVVPELAPEEADTVLVKWRYSAFQRSTFTEQLAGLGRDQLLITGVYAHIGCQATAVEAFMRDVRPFLVADAVADFSRERHDQACEYVAQRCGVVTTTAGALSALSAPIHAGAR